A window from Zingiber officinale cultivar Zhangliang chromosome 7A, Zo_v1.1, whole genome shotgun sequence encodes these proteins:
- the LOC122000450 gene encoding transcription repressor OFP13-like — MGKKLGLGSLFFKLRDSPRPSARLSPPSPWHFCKHPKTTSFRDAGAGDGVFKTVNSVYIESNDSCFTSDHEWSFSTASSDSAVGESSETVVRRRRSDRLFFDRGGGTRSIMEEAKAEAEEPFEDSVALVVNSEDPYGDFRQSMEEMVSAHGLGRDWEQLEELLVWYLRLNTKETHRLIVGAFVDLLVAINASSSSISSSSSSSSSSSSSSFKIEGITEEDTNEPSSSSSYP; from the coding sequence ATGGGGAAGAAGCTAGGCTTGGGCTCGCTCTTCTTCAAGCTGAGGGACTCGCCGAGGCCCTCTGCTCGCCTCTCTCCTCCCTCTCCTTGGCATTTTTGCAAACACCCAAAGACGACTTCCTTCCGCGACGCCGGCGCCGGCGACGGGGTGTTCAAGACGGTGAACTCGGTCTATATCGAATCCAACGACTCCTGCTTCACGTCCGACCACGAGTGGAGCTTCTCCACGGCGTCGTCGGACTCCGCCGTGGGCGAGTCGTCGGAGACGGTGGTGCGGCGGAGGCGGTCGGACCGGCTCTTCTTCGACCGGGGCGGCGGCACGAGGTCGATCATGGAGGAGGCCAAGGCGGAGGCAGAGGAGCCGTTCGAGGACAGCGTGGCGCTGGTGGTGAATTCGGAGGACCCGTACGGTGACTTCCGGCAGTCGATGGAGGAGATGGTGTCGGCGCACGGCCTCGGCCGAGACTGGGAGCAGCTGGAGGAGCTGCTGGTGTGGTACCTGAGGCTGAACACGAAGGAGACGCATCGACTCATAGTGGGAGCCTTCGTGGACTTGCTCGTAGCCATCAATGCTTCCTCCTCCTCCATTtcgtcgtcctcctcctcctcctcctcctcttcttccagtTCTTTCAAGATTGAAGGAATAACAGAGGAGGATACCAACGAGCCAAGTTCTTCATCATCATATCCTTAA
- the LOC122002354 gene encoding uncharacterized protein LOC122002354, which yields MSDLTELGFALILILSLFLLGLTAELLYLFFRRRRHPDSADPERAGVSSAGPTHRVLLFHALCLNSKRRSRVEPASAVAPSHAKATKAEPKEEEEEEESDLARWSAVCLGPSRALYTIKEEEPEEEDGGDDEAQETTPFETPCASLRFESPSPPPETAEAVDPAPSGAHRKLEFP from the coding sequence ATGAGTGACCTCACCGAGCTTGGTTTCGCCCTGATCCTCATCCTGTCGCTCTTTCTCCTTGGACTCACCGCCGAGCTCCTCTACCTCTTCTTCCGCCGGCGGAGGCACCCCGACTCCGCCGATCCCGAGCGCGCCGGCGTCTCCTCCGCGGGGCCCACACACAGGGTGCTTCTCTTCCACGCGCTCTGCCTCAACTCCAAGCGCCGATCCCGCGTCGAGCCTGCCTCTGCGGTCGCCCCTTCTCATGCGAAGGCGACTAAGGCGGAgccgaaggaggaggaggaggaggaagagagcgaCCTGGCTCGTTGGTCCGCCGTGTGCTTGGGCCCCTCGAGGGCTCTCTACACCATCAAGGAAGAGGAGCCTGAAGAGGAGGATGGCGGAGACGACGAAGCGCAGGAGACGACGCCATTCGAGACGCCGTGCGCGTCGCTGCGGTTCGAATCGCCGTCGCCTCCGCCTGAAACGGCGGAGGCCGTAGATCCCGCGCCCAGCGGGGCCCACCGAAAGTTAGAGTTCCCATGA
- the LOC122002353 gene encoding transcription repressor OFP8-like — MSFVRRRFVLRHPVVVDVGCSCRRPKLLSFFYSSTKPKSSKSPSLLSPYATTSLSETLTSTTTATTTTMTTTATAISSSPSRYGDFVSSPSPPFRPPATGKSKKKGKRVAARKGVVEGSTAVVKDSSDPYLDFRDSMLQMIVEMEIYAWDDLRDLLHRFLALNAACHHHLIFRAFAEIWNGVFAAASPPPPPASAFATRPRRR; from the coding sequence ATGTCTTTCGTGCGAAGGAGGTTCGTGCTCCGTCATCCGGTGGTGGTCGACGTCGGCTGCAGCTGCCGGCGGCCAAAGCTCCTATCTTTCTTCTACTCGTCAACGAAACCCAAGTCCAGTAAGAGCCCTAGCCTCCTTTCCCCTTACGCTACTACTTCACTTTCTGAAACGCTGACGTCCACTACCACCGCCACTACTACCACAATGACCACCACTGCGACTGCTATTTCCTCCTCCCCCTCCCGCTACGGCGACTTCGTTTCCTCCCCCTCTCCGCCGTTCCGCCCGCCGGCGACggggaagagcaagaagaagggGAAGCGCGTGGCGGCGAGGAAGGGGGTGGTGGAGGGGAGTACGGCGGTGGTGAAGGATTCCTCGGATCCGTACCTGGACTTCCGTGACTCGATGCTGCAGATGATCGTGGAGATGGAGATCTACGCGTGGGACGACCTGCGCGACCTCCTCCACCGCTTCCTCGCCCTCAACGCCGCCTGCCACCACCACCTCATCTTCCGTGCCTTCGCCGAGATCTGGAACGGCGTCTTCGCCGCCGCCTCGCCCCCGCCGCCACCCGCCTCCGCCTTCGCGACACGGCCGCGCCGCCGCTGA